A window of Roseiflexus castenholzii DSM 13941 genomic DNA:
CCGAAGAGCGGGCGCAACTGGCGGAACAATTGCGCCAGGAAGCGCGGCAACTGCAACAGAGCGCACCACAGACCGCGCAGGCGTTGCAGCAGGCGGCGGATGCATTGCAGCAAAATAATGTTGAGCAGGCGCAACAGGCGCTCGAACAGGCGGCGCAGAGTGTCCAGCAGGCACGGCAACAGCAGGCGGCGCAGCAGGCTGCCCAACAGTCTATCGCCCAACTCCAGGAAGAGCGCCAGTCCATCGCACAGTCCGGGCAACCCCAGAGCCAGCAACCGAGTCAGCAACAGCAGGGCCAGCAACCGGGTCAACAACCGGGTCAGCAACAGCAAGGACAGCAACCGGGTCAACAGCAACCGGGTCAACAGCAGGGTCAGCAACCGAGTCAACAACCGGGTCAACAGCAGGGACAGCAACCGGGTCAACAGCAGGGCCAGCAACCGGGTCAGCAACCGGGTCAACAACCGGGTCAACAACCGGGTCAACAACCGGGTCAACAACCGGGTCAACAACCGGGTCAGCAACCGGGTCAACAACCGGGTCAGCAACCGGGTCAGCAACCGGGTCAACAACCGGGTCAACAGCAGGGCCAGGAAGGACAGTCGGGCGCGCAATTAGAAGGAAACCGGCAAAGCCCGGCAACCGGAAATGAAGCAGGTAGCGGTAGCAGCGATCTGGTATATCAACCCTTTACTCCCGACGGGCAACCGCGCGAGGTCGAGCGCATTGAGGGGCAGGAAGGCACAGGCGGTCAGACACAGGTCCAGCAAGGGCAGTCGAACATGCCGGGTAGCGTCAGCCCACTCCAGACCCCCTACCAGCAGGTGTTGCAGGATTACCAGCGCGCGGCTGGTGAAGCGCTCGATCAGAGCGCCATCCCGCCGCATTTGAAGGATTACGTGCGCGACTATTTCTCACGGCTCGAGCCGTGATCGTGATTGCCCTGGCTCCATGTTCGAGTTAGGAGGTGTCAGATTCCTATGATGTGGTTCTTTCCCGGCGTGCTCGCGCTGATCGTCGCGCTCGGAAGCGCAGCGATCATCGTCGGTGGGCGCCTGATGAAGCCCTCTGCTAGCGTCGTCGCCTTCGTCTTTGCCATAACCGCAGTGTCATGGGTGGCGTTGATTGTCGTATCGATCAGCCTGATGATGCGGAGTTTTGCAACCGTCAGTCTTTGAGAAAGAAGCAGTATGACAGCAACCGAAGAAATGACGCAGGACGCTCTCTCGCCTGAAGAGTTTCGCCAGCGCGCGCTGGCGATTGAGACCGAGATTTCACAGGTGATCGTCGGACAACGAGAACTGATCCGGCAGACGGTCATTACATTGCTGGCAGGCGGTAATGCGCTCCTCGAAGGGGTGCCTGGCCTGGCGAAAACCACGCTGGTGCGCACGCTCGCCGATGTGATCGACTGTTCCTTCAGCCGCATCCAGTTCACGCCCGACCTTATGCCGGCCGACATCGTCGGTACGACTCTCATCAGCGAGGATGAAGCAGGGCGCAAAACGTTTCGGTTCGAGCCGGGTCCGATTTTTGCGAACCTCATCCTGGCGGACGAAATCAACCGCGCAACGCCGAAAACGCAGAGCGCTTTGCTCGAAGCAATGCAGGAACACACGGTAACGGTCGCCAAAACCATCCACCGCCTGGAAAGCCCATTCTTCGTTCTGGCGACACAGAACCCGCTCGAAATGGAGGGTACCTATCCATTGCCGGAAGCGCAACTCGACCGCTTTTTCTTCAAGATACTCATTCCCTTTCCCACCGCTGCCGATCTGGTGGAAATCGCCAATCGCACAACTGGCGCGCGTGCGCCACAGGTGCGCAAGGTGGCGAATGCCGCGACGATCCTGGCGATGCAACGACTGGCGCGTTCCGTTCCGATTGCCAGCCACGTTCTCGCCTATGCGGCACGCTTGATCACCGCCACTCATCCCGAAGATAAGGATGCGCCGTCGGTGACAAAACAGTATGTGCGGTATGGCGCCAGTCCGCGCGGCATGCAGGCGCTCATTCTGGCAGCCAAGATCATGGCGCTCCTCGATGGACGCTACAATGTCGCCTTCGCTGATTTGCGCCAGGCGGCGCTGCCGGCGCTCCGTCACCGTGTCATTCTGAACTTCGAGGCGCAGGCGGAAGGGGTTGCCCCCGACGATATTGTTAAACAGGTGGTCGAATCGGTGCGCGCAGAATAATACCAATGACCTGTGACCATCCGGCATGGTCACCCCGAGCAGCGCGAGGGGTCGTGCGCGACCCGCTCAGATTCCGCGCTGCGTTTACCCTGAGCGAAGCGAAGGGCTCGGAATGACCAGCATACGGCATCGTCAATCGTCATTGGTATAACAACCCCGAGAGGCGTCACGGTACGTGCCGTGATGTCATTGCTCGAAGGAATTGGCGTCCTTGCGCGGGCAGCGAACGGCGCCGCCGGACCGAAGATCGCTTCGGAGGCGAAACGATGACGACATCTTCATCACAACCGTTGTTCGAATCCGCGTTTCTGCGCAAGTTGGATCGCCTGGCGCTGCTGACGCGGCGCGCTATGGTCGGCGATATCCAGGGTGAGCGGCGCAGTCCTCGCCGTGGATCTTCGGTTGAGTTCGCCGATTTTCGCCCCTACGTCCACGGCGACGACATTCGCCAGATCGATTGGAACCTCTACGCGCGGATGGAACGCTTTTTCCTCAAACTCTTTGTTGCTGAGGAAGAATTAACCATCCATCTCCTCGTGGATAACAGCGCTTCGATGGATTGGGGCGACCCGCATAAATTGACCTATGCGCGACGCCTGGCGGCGGCGTTCGGGTATGTGGCGCTCTCGACGCTCGACCGGGTAACGGTGACGGCGTTTGCCGCCGGAGCGGGGGCGCAACTCCGTGGGGTGCGCGGCAAGGCGGGCGCGTTGCCGCTCTTCGCGTTCCTTCAGCGTCTCAACCCCGGCGGCGCCGGCAACCTGGTCGATGCGTGCAAACGCTACGCGCGTACTGCGATCAACCCTGGTCCGTTGATCCTCTGTTCCGATCTGCTCGATCCGCATTGGGAAGAAGCACTTCGCGCGCTCGGTTCGCGCCCGTTCGAAATGACGCTGCTGCACATCCTGGCGCCGCAGGAACTGCGCCCGCAACTTGATGGCGATTTCCGCCTCCTGGACGCTGAAACCGGCGAGACAGTCGAGATTACTGCCGATCTGGAAACGTTGCAGCGCTATCAGACCCACCTGCGCGAATGGCAGGAGACTATCGAACGCTTCTGCCATGGTCGTGGTATCACATATGTGCAGGTCGATACGGCGCAACCGGTCGAGGAGTTTATTCTGACGATGTTGCGTCGGCGCGGTGTGTTTCGATGATGATGGGGGTGGTATGTCGTTTCTGACGCCGCTGGCGCTTCTCAGTGCACTTGTTGTGGGTCCGCTGATCGTGGCGATGTATCTGTTGAAACTTCGCCGCGAGGAACTGCGCGTCTCTTCGACTTTCCTCTGGCAGCGCATGGTGCGCGATGTGGAGGCAAACGCGCCCTGGCAGCGCCTGCGGCGCAACTGGCTGCTCTTCCTGCAACTGCTGCTGCTGCTCCTGTTGGCAATCGCGCTGGCGCGACCCTTCTTGCTTACCACCGGCATCAGCGGGCGTAACCTGATTATCATCATCGATCGCTCGGCAAGTATGGCGGCGACGGACGTCCCCCCCTCGCGGCTCGAAGCGGCGCGCCGCCAGGCGCAGACGCTGGTCGATCAGTTGCCCGAAGGCGGGCGCGCGACGATTATTGCCATCGGCGGGCAGATGGACGTGCTTGCCGCTTCAACGACGGATCGCCGCCAGATGTATGATGCCATTCGCGCGACGACGCTCAGCATTGGTGGTCGTGGCGATTTGTCGCAAGCGCTGGCGCTTGCCACCGCTCTCGCGGCGCGTGAACCGGATAGCGAGGTTGCCATCATTTCCGACGGCAATGTCGAGACTCCAACCGACATCCGTGTTCCGGCGACGGTGCGCTATTTTCCCATCGGTCAACGCGCGGAGAATGTCGCTATCAGCGCTATGGCGCTGCAACCGACACCCGCCGGACAGACGCTGTTTGTTCAGGTCTCTGGCTATGGCCCGGCGCCGGTTTCGCGGCGGCTTGACCTCTACCTCGATGGCGCACTGTTCAATGCATACGAACTCAACCTCGGACCAGACGGCACTCCAGACGCTGTCCAGACGGTGATCGTCGATATTCCTGCTCAGGCGCGCGTTGCCGAGGCGCGACTCAGTCCGGCGCCCAATGACGATTTCTTGCCCTCCGATGATCGGGCATGGGCAGTAAGTTCGACGGGCGCAGGCATGGAGGTGCGTATTGTTGGTCCTGGCAACCGCTTCCTCGAAACGGCGCTCTCGTTGTTGCCCGGCATCACTGCCACCAAAACAACGACCACGACGGTTTCTGGCGATACTGCACCACAGGTGACAATCTTCGATCGGGTTGTGCCGGAAGCGCTGCCGACCGGCAATCTGTTGTTCATTGCTCCGATGCGCTCGACCCCCCTCTTTTCTGTGACCGGCATGGTTGAATTTCCGCTGCTGCGCCCGGCGCCGATCGTAATCGAAGGGCAAGCGCCGCCACTGCTGCGGAATGTCAGTGTGAGCGAGGTGAATGTGCTGCGCGCGATGCGCATCGAGACAGGCGTGTGGGCGCGCGCGCTGGTCGAAGGAGATGGCAGCCCAATGCTCCTGGCGGGGGAACGCGAGGGGCGACGCATTGTTATCCTGGCATTTGCGTTGCAAGACTCCGATCTGCCGCTTCAGGTTGCCTTTCCGCTGTTGATCTCGAATATCATCGGGTATCTCGCGCCGGGAAGCGGTCTGGAAGCATCGCAGATCGCTCCCGGGCAACCGCTGGTCGTGGCAGTTGATCCCGCTGCCACAGCGGTGCGTGTCGTTCGTCCCGATGGGCGCGTCGATGCGGCACAGATTCAGGGTGGGCAGGCAATCTATGCCGATACTGATGCGCTCGGACCGTACCTCATCGAGCAGGTGCGCGATAATCAGGCAGTCGAGCAGCGGCGTTTCGCTATCAATCTGTTTGCGCCGGAGGAGTCGCGCATTGCACCGTCAGGTGAGTTACGCGTGCCACAAGTCAGTGGTTTGCAACAGGCGGTGACCCGCGAGCAGGTGGGACG
This region includes:
- a CDS encoding cation:proton antiporter, with amino-acid sequence MSAPSVTINHLQQRLRPMALRLRLRDTLWFASSTLWIAALVSLALQIAGRLFPIPGLLWISLAPLALWALTVLGYLVVRPLPPLRVAQRIDMLLDARERLATALELGQRAEQTPLVELQQRDAYAFATTLKPRLVPIEINRRPLIVALVLVAATVTLIVAPNAQDQILAEQAAIREATQQAAAQIEQLRQEIAQNQNLSPEERAALDRELAELQQRLEQNPGNREEALADLSTTEARLQQRLTYNAEAQRAALEQLARNVQALEGQQQSSRPTLEQAERSLQQLAQQIERMTPEERAQLAEQLRQEARQLQQSAPQTAQALQQAADALQQNNVEQAQQALEQAAQSVQQARQQQAAQQAAQQSIAQLQEERQSIAQSGQPQSQQPSQQQQGQQPGQQPGQQQQGQQPGQQQPGQQQGQQPSQQPGQQQGQQPGQQQGQQPGQQPGQQPGQQPGQQPGQQPGQQPGQQPGQQPGQQPGQQPGQQPGQQQGQEGQSGAQLEGNRQSPATGNEAGSGSSDLVYQPFTPDGQPREVERIEGQEGTGGQTQVQQGQSNMPGSVSPLQTPYQQVLQDYQRAAGEALDQSAIPPHLKDYVRDYFSRLEP
- a CDS encoding AAA family ATPase → MTATEEMTQDALSPEEFRQRALAIETEISQVIVGQRELIRQTVITLLAGGNALLEGVPGLAKTTLVRTLADVIDCSFSRIQFTPDLMPADIVGTTLISEDEAGRKTFRFEPGPIFANLILADEINRATPKTQSALLEAMQEHTVTVAKTIHRLESPFFVLATQNPLEMEGTYPLPEAQLDRFFFKILIPFPTAADLVEIANRTTGARAPQVRKVANAATILAMQRLARSVPIASHVLAYAARLITATHPEDKDAPSVTKQYVRYGASPRGMQALILAAKIMALLDGRYNVAFADLRQAALPALRHRVILNFEAQAEGVAPDDIVKQVVESVRAE
- a CDS encoding DUF58 domain-containing protein, giving the protein MTTSSSQPLFESAFLRKLDRLALLTRRAMVGDIQGERRSPRRGSSVEFADFRPYVHGDDIRQIDWNLYARMERFFLKLFVAEEELTIHLLVDNSASMDWGDPHKLTYARRLAAAFGYVALSTLDRVTVTAFAAGAGAQLRGVRGKAGALPLFAFLQRLNPGGAGNLVDACKRYARTAINPGPLILCSDLLDPHWEEALRALGSRPFEMTLLHILAPQELRPQLDGDFRLLDAETGETVEITADLETLQRYQTHLREWQETIERFCHGRGITYVQVDTAQPVEEFILTMLRRRGVFR
- a CDS encoding vWA domain-containing protein, whose amino-acid sequence is MSFLTPLALLSALVVGPLIVAMYLLKLRREELRVSSTFLWQRMVRDVEANAPWQRLRRNWLLFLQLLLLLLLAIALARPFLLTTGISGRNLIIIIDRSASMAATDVPPSRLEAARRQAQTLVDQLPEGGRATIIAIGGQMDVLAASTTDRRQMYDAIRATTLSIGGRGDLSQALALATALAAREPDSEVAIISDGNVETPTDIRVPATVRYFPIGQRAENVAISAMALQPTPAGQTLFVQVSGYGPAPVSRRLDLYLDGALFNAYELNLGPDGTPDAVQTVIVDIPAQARVAEARLSPAPNDDFLPSDDRAWAVSSTGAGMEVRIVGPGNRFLETALSLLPGITATKTTTTTVSGDTAPQVTIFDRVVPEALPTGNLLFIAPMRSTPLFSVTGMVEFPLLRPAPIVIEGQAPPLLRNVSVSEVNVLRAMRIETGVWARALVEGDGSPMLLAGEREGRRIVILAFALQDSDLPLQVAFPLLISNIIGYLAPGSGLEASQIAPGQPLVVAVDPAATAVRVVRPDGRVDAAQIQGGQAIYADTDALGPYLIEQVRDNQAVEQRRFAINLFAPEESRIAPSGELRVPQVSGLQQAVTREQVGRQELWRWLAAAAILIVLIEWLVYQRSSLAYLRQRVRLALAARRHPA